The genome window AGCGAGCCAGCCCGGCGGTGACCGAACCGAAATCATCGCCGGAGGCCAGCGGAATGGCAGGCAGCTGCTGCTGCAGCGCCTGACGCAACAGCGGCGAGCGGGCGCTGCCGCCGGTCAGGTAGATCATATCTGGCGTGGTGCCGCTGGTTTCCAGCGCCAGCCTGACCTGCTCCTGGATACGATCCAGCGGCGCGGCGATAGCCGCTTCCAGCCCTTTGCTGGCGATATCCGTGCTTAATCCGGCTTCGATAAACGCCAGCGCAGCGCTGGTTTCAGCCCGGTCGGAAAGGGCGATTTTGCTCTCTTCCGCCGCCCGCACCAGCCGATAGCTAAGGCGCTGCTGCCAGACTTTCAGCAGGCGCTGCACCTTTTCCGGCTGACGCGCATCGCGTATCAAATCCTGCAGCAGTTTGCGACAGGCGGCTGAATAAAAGTCGCTTTGCGCCGGAACGTCGTTGATCGCCACCGCGTTCCACCAGGGCAGGGCGGGCAGGGCGGTGCCTTTTTGCGTTTCTCCGCCCAGCCCCAGCAGCGGCATCAGCTCTTTATAAGCCAGCGCAATATCCAGATCGTTTCCACCAACGCGGCAGCCGCTGTGTCCTAACAGGCTGCTGGTGCGGTCGGCGCGGTTGTGCCATTGCGGACCCATCAGCAACATACTGCAGTCGGTGGTGCCCCCGCCAATATCCACCACCAGCACCCGCTTTTCTTCCTGCAGCGTGGCTTCAAAATCGAGCCCCGCTGCCACCGGTTCAAACTGAAAGATCACATCACGGAAACCGGCGCGGCTGGCAGCTCGCGCCAGAATGCCCTGTGCCTGACGGTTAGCCTCGTCGCCGCCTAACCCCTGAAAGTTAACCGGTCGACCAATCACCGCCTGATCGATGGATCCGCTCAACTGCTGTTCTGCGGTTTGGCGAATATGCAGCATCATGGCGCACACCAGATCTTCAAACAGGGCGATCTGCTGCGGCTTCAGGCCGTTGGCACCGAGAAAGGATTTGGGCGATTTAACAAACCAGACCTCTTCAGAGTCGGTCATATACTGCGCCAGCGCATCAAGACCAAAGTGGATGCTGCCGGGCGTTACTTCGATATCTTCATCGCGGTTAAAGGCGATAGCGCGCCGCAGCAGCGCCTGATTTTCCGCTTCCGGTGTCGGCACCTGATGATGACGAAAGAGCCATTCGCTGATCGCTTCACGCGTTGGCCCGCACAGCATTGAGGGCAGATAAGGAGAATCCTTTTCCAGTTTAAGCAGCCGCGGCGCGCCATTTTCTACCACGGCCACGGAACAATTAGCCGTTCCGTAATCAAAACCGATAAACATAAAGATCCCCCTTAAGAAAAAAAGGGGGTGACTTTACCCGAGCCGATCGGCACTGGCAAATGTTTCACACGTTGCGAATTGCCCTGTGCTCATCGGCTGGCCCACTGGCCCGGCAACGGTAGCGATATTCAGCCGCTGCCCCTGTCCATGAATAACAGAAACCAGCATTTCGTCCATCAGATTAAAATGCACGTTGCGGACTGGCTGGAGCCGGGCTTCATACACCGTCAGTTGACCGCGTCCGTTGTGCCTGGCGTTGTAACAGGCCGAACTCATCACCGCCGAGACGAGCCAGGAAATCGTTGCTACGCAACCGGTGTGTCATTAATTCGGCCAGCGTTGAGATAAGCCAGATATAAAAACGCACGGTGCCAGCAGTGGCGCGAGCTGGCGCGATATTAAGCTGGATTCTGAAACTGAAAAAAATTTCCTGGATGCGTTATTAATGCCTGATTATTCTGTGAACAGGATAACAAAAGAAAGGATGACTTATGGATGCAAAGTTAATCGCCAAAGGTATCGTTGACGGTCTTGCTTCTATTCCTAATGGGCTGTATTTATCAGCAATCAGGACTGTTGAAGGTACTGGGATTGTTGATCGAGACCTCAAGGCGCGCAATGAAATTGAAAACGAGCGTTTTTTCCAGGTGTTTAAGAGCCTGGCAGCTAATGAAGCGCCAATCAGACAACTTGTTACGACTGTTATCACTGATTTTTATACAAAATTGGATGACAAGGGAAAAAAAGCGATTAATGACAAGCTGGGTTATTCAGATGCCAGGTTGGGAAGTCGGGTTGGTGCCCAAGCATTCATCACTCAATATATAGCAACAAAAATCATTAATCGTGTGAGAATGAGCACACTTATGCGGCGTGTAACGCGCGTTGCATCTGCGGTAACATTCAACATTGTAATGATTCAGGGGCTGATCGAGGAAGCGGCCAGAGCCTCCAGAAGAATGCGCTCGAAGTATCCTGGGACATATTACAAAGTCTGGGCGACGAATTTAGATATGGTTTATTTTCTTGTTGAAGGTGAGCTGGAACCATACCTGATGTATATAAACAGCCACCCGATACAATGCAAAGGTGTAGAAAATGAAATCTGCAAAATCCTCTCTCGCTAAATTTTGCAAATTTATAGGTATACAGTCTGCAAATATGGTTGAAGGCATAACTACATACCTTTGCTCTTTTGCTGCCTTTGGTAGTTTGTTTGTTCTTGATGGCTGGATGAAGATGGTTGGATTTGTCGGTTTTCTTGTTCTTGCCTATCTGGTCGCTTGGGCGGTGGATAAGGTGAAGGGGGAGGTATAATCACCTCTTGCCTGTGGCATACTCGCTGTCGCTGAGTGGACGCAAAGTGGACATGGACAAACAACAAGGGGTTACGCTTTCACGTAACCCCTTGTTTTATTTGGTGGGCTGGCGGGAGTTGAACCCGCGTCCGAAATTCCTCTACTTCCGGACCGTGTGTACCGTGGGTAATATGCAAAATAGCGTCCAGCGATAGGCAAAACAGCGAGGCGATAAAGCAGATCAGGCCCAGCAGCAGGGCGGGCCTGAAAGAAGATAACGTGCTATGCGCGGGCGAAAAAGTATGGGTTGCAATTCACGGGTCCGGCGAGCCTGCCCGTAAAAGCGCGAGCAGGCGTTATATCACTTTGGTGATGCTGGCACAGCATGTTAAAACCAACCCGATGGCAATTGCTGAAATAGCCAGTTTATTCAAACGATTGATAGCCTGGCTGCCGCTGTTTTAGCAGATCCGCGCGCGTCCAGGGCTTTTCCAGCCCGGCAAGGTCAGCAGAAAGGTGCGCAAGAAAATTTTGCGTAGGGGCGATGCGTCCGTGACCGATAAGCACCAGCGGCAGCAGCAGCGCGGCGCTGACCTGCGGCAGGGAAAAGCCTTTCAGCTGCGTATTGCGCTGGTTGATCAGGAATAGCGTGCTGAGCGTAAAGCCGATCAGCAAACCGCTGGCGACTTCGCTTTTCGAATGCGCAAGCAGCACCAGGCGTGAAGCGCCCACCAATAGCGGCACCATATAGCCAATTGTCACCGCCACGCCGCGCCAGAATGCGGGCAACCGGCCCGACAGCAGCCAGAGCATAACCGGCCAGAGGGTGGCTGACATCGCGCTGTGTCCGCTAAAGCCGGTGAAGTTAAAGCGGGCGCTACCGATGCCGAACCCCATAAACAGGATTTTCGACACGCTGACGATCAGTCCCGCTAACCCAAAGGCCAACAGCCAAAACCAGACCGTGCGTCGATCGCTGCTTTTCCAGGGCAGGATCAGCGCGATAAGAATTGCTGTGGGGATCAGCAACATGCTGTCGCCAAAATAGGTAATTGTTCTCCAGGACATAGCCAACCTTTCTGTTATGAGTATGCCTTTCGCCAACTGGCGAGAAGGGGCGTCGCTACGCTGTCACGAAAGTGAGAGCTGGATCGCGCGTAGCAGTTTATCGGTGAAATGGGGGCGCGCCAAAGGAGAAAGTCTGAAAAGCGGGCATTCCGGGCAGCGCTTCACCGCCCGGCGACGGGCAAGCTGCTTTTTTCTGGCATCAAACCGGCGATCTCCCTATAATTGCCGCCAGTTAATCCTCTCAATATCTGACTGAACGCTAAGGATGATGTTTCGACATCGCCTGGTGCCACGTCACACAGTTATCAGGTCTTTAATTTTATGACTGAAAAGTCCCATCAATGCGTCATTGTAGGTATCGCAGGCGCATCCGCATCAGGAAAAAGTTTAATTGCCAGCACGCTGTATCGTGAAATCCGCGAACAGGTCGGCGATGAGCATATCGGCGTGATTCCTGAAGACAGTTATTACAAAGACCAAAGCCACCTCACTATGGAAGAGCGGATTAAAACGAACTATGACCATCCCAGCGCGATGGATCATGATTTGCTGCTGCATCATCTTCAGGCCCTGAAAGCGGGCCAGCATATTGAACTGCCGGTATACAGCTACGTTGAACATACCCGCACGCAGGAAACCATCCATCTCAAGCCGAAAAAGGTCATTATTCTCGAAGGGATCCTGTTGTTAACCGATGCCCGCCTGCGTGAAGAGATGAATTTCTCCATTTTTGTCGATACCCCGCTGGATATCTGCCTGATGCGTCGTATGAAGCGTGACGTGAACGAACGCGGCCGCTCAATGGATTCGGTAATGGCACAGTATCAAAAAACCGTGCGTCCGATGTTCCTGCAGTTTATTGAACCCTCCAAGCAGTACGCCGATATCATCGTGCCGCGCGGGGGTAAAAACCGCATTGCCATCGATATTCTGAAAGCGAAAATCAATCAGTTCTTTGAGTAAGCGCGTCAGCCCGAAGAAAAAGGAGTAAACGGCGATGAGATTATGCGATCGCGATATTGAAGCCTGGCTTGATAACGGCAAGCTGGCGATTACGCCGCGCCCGCCGGTAGAGCGCATTAACGGCGCAACCGTGGACGTGCGGCTGGGCAATCAGTTTCGTACTTTTCGTGGGCATACCGCAGCCTTTATCGACTTAAGCGGCCCTAAACATGAGGTCAGCGCGGCACTGGATCGCGTGATGAGCGATGAGATTGTGCTGCCGGAGGGTGAGGCGTTTTATCTGCATCCGGGCGAACTGGCGCTGGCCGTGACCCTGGAATCGGTAACGCTGCCTGACGATTTGGTCGGCTGGCTTGATGGCCGTTCATCGCTGGCGCGTCTGGGCTTAATGGTGCACGTGACAGCGCACCGCATTGATCCTGGCTGGCAGGGCCGTATCGTACTGGAGTTCTATAATTCAGGTAAGCTGCCGTTGGCCTTGCGTCCCGGTATGCTGATCGGTGCGCTAAGCTTTGAACCGTTGTCTGGTCCCGCCGCCCGTCCCTATAACCGTCGTGAAGATGCTAAATACAAAGGGCAGCAGGGCGCGGACGCCAGTCGGATCGATAAAGACTAACTGCCTGAACAGGGGATGGGATGAGACGATTAATTACCACGCTGGCTATTTTATTCGTCGTGATTGTAGCGGGCATGACAGCGCTGGTACTGTTGGTTAACCCCAACGATTTTCGCAACTACATGGTGCAGCAGGTTGAACAGCGTAGCGGCTATCAACTGCGCCTGGAGGGCGATTTGCGCTGGCATGTCTGGCCGCAGCTTAGCATCCTTGCCGGACGTATGTCGGTTACCGCCCCTGGCGCACAGCAGCCGATGGTGTTGGCTGAAAACATGCGGCTTGATGTCCATCTCTTTCCTTTACTGTCGCATCAGCTCAGCGTTAAGCAGGTTATGCTGAAGAACGCGGTGATCCGCCTGACGCCGGAGAGCGAAGCTCAACAGCCAGCCGATGCGCCGGTAGGGCCGACGAACTCAACGCCGCCGGAACCGGTAAAAGGCTGGACTTTCGATATCAGTAATCTCGAAGTGGCTGACAGCCTGTTAATCTGGCGGCAGCCGCAGGGAGAAGAGATTAACTTTCGCGATCTTAACCTCTCTCTGAGACAGGACAGCCGCCGCGAGGCGATGCTGTCACTGGCGACGCGGGTTAGCCGCGATCAGCGTGAACTGCAGCTGTCGCTGGATGGCGAGATGAACGTGGCCAATTATCCGCAGCGCGTAAGCGGTACGGTGAAGTCGCTGAGCTGGCAGCTACAGGGCCCGGATCTGCCTGCAGCGGGATTGCAGGGCAAAGGCAGCCTGCAGGCGGAGTGGCTGAATGACAGCCAGCGTTTTTCATTGCAAAACGTGGCGCTGACGTTGGGCGACAGCCAGCTGAACGGCGCTATCAGCGGCAAGCTTGGCAACGCGACGGCGGTCACGATTGATATGCGCTCGCCGCATCTCGATCTGGATGCACTTTCCGGCCTGAATTCGCAAACCAGCGCTTCGCCTGGCGCGTCTGTCGCCACCGCCTTTAGCCGCGCGCCGGTGATCGCCGAACCCACCAGCTACGATCATCCCCTGAACAGTCTGAATGCGGCGCTGAAGCTTCAGGTCGATACGTTGCGCTGGCACGGCATGGATATGCAGCAGGTAGCGCTGGATGCGCAAAATCATCAGGGTAACATAGCGCTTAATACGCTGAGCGGACGGGTAGGCGAGGGCACTTTCTCGTTACCGGGCACCTTAAATCTGCATCAGCAGTCGGTTGCGGTGGCGCTGCGTCCGACGCTACAGAATATTGCATTAGCACCGTTGCTGCAGGCTTTTGCTCTGCCGCCAACGCTGGATGGCCAGTTGACATTAACCGGTAACATGAGCGGAGAGGGGCTGAGCGTTGTTGATTTTCATCGGCGCTGGCGCGGCGAAGCCGAAGTAGCACTGGATTCAGCTCGC of Pantoea alhagi contains these proteins:
- the yegD gene encoding molecular chaperone produces the protein MFIGFDYGTANCSVAVVENGAPRLLKLEKDSPYLPSMLCGPTREAISEWLFRHHQVPTPEAENQALLRRAIAFNRDEDIEVTPGSIHFGLDALAQYMTDSEEVWFVKSPKSFLGANGLKPQQIALFEDLVCAMMLHIRQTAEQQLSGSIDQAVIGRPVNFQGLGGDEANRQAQGILARAASRAGFRDVIFQFEPVAAGLDFEATLQEEKRVLVVDIGGGTTDCSMLLMGPQWHNRADRTSSLLGHSGCRVGGNDLDIALAYKELMPLLGLGGETQKGTALPALPWWNAVAINDVPAQSDFYSAACRKLLQDLIRDARQPEKVQRLLKVWQQRLSYRLVRAAEESKIALSDRAETSAALAFIEAGLSTDIASKGLEAAIAAPLDRIQEQVRLALETSGTTPDMIYLTGGSARSPLLRQALQQQLPAIPLASGDDFGSVTAGLARWAQIMFA
- a CDS encoding phosphatase PAP2 family protein, encoding MSWRTITYFGDSMLLIPTAILIALILPWKSSDRRTVWFWLLAFGLAGLIVSVSKILFMGFGIGSARFNFTGFSGHSAMSATLWPVMLWLLSGRLPAFWRGVAVTIGYMVPLLVGASRLVLLAHSKSEVASGLLIGFTLSTLFLINQRNTQLKGFSLPQVSAALLLPLVLIGHGRIAPTQNFLAHLSADLAGLEKPWTRADLLKQRQPGYQSFE
- the udk gene encoding uridine kinase, which codes for MTEKSHQCVIVGIAGASASGKSLIASTLYREIREQVGDEHIGVIPEDSYYKDQSHLTMEERIKTNYDHPSAMDHDLLLHHLQALKAGQHIELPVYSYVEHTRTQETIHLKPKKVIILEGILLLTDARLREEMNFSIFVDTPLDICLMRRMKRDVNERGRSMDSVMAQYQKTVRPMFLQFIEPSKQYADIIVPRGGKNRIAIDILKAKINQFFE
- the dcd gene encoding dCTP deaminase, whose product is MRLCDRDIEAWLDNGKLAITPRPPVERINGATVDVRLGNQFRTFRGHTAAFIDLSGPKHEVSAALDRVMSDEIVLPEGEAFYLHPGELALAVTLESVTLPDDLVGWLDGRSSLARLGLMVHVTAHRIDPGWQGRIVLEFYNSGKLPLALRPGMLIGALSFEPLSGPAARPYNRREDAKYKGQQGADASRIDKD
- the asmA gene encoding outer membrane assembly protein AsmA; the encoded protein is MRRLITTLAILFVVIVAGMTALVLLVNPNDFRNYMVQQVEQRSGYQLRLEGDLRWHVWPQLSILAGRMSVTAPGAQQPMVLAENMRLDVHLFPLLSHQLSVKQVMLKNAVIRLTPESEAQQPADAPVGPTNSTPPEPVKGWTFDISNLEVADSLLIWRQPQGEEINFRDLNLSLRQDSRREAMLSLATRVSRDQRELQLSLDGEMNVANYPQRVSGTVKSLSWQLQGPDLPAAGLQGKGSLQAEWLNDSQRFSLQNVALTLGDSQLNGAISGKLGNATAVTIDMRSPHLDLDALSGLNSQTSASPGASVATAFSRAPVIAEPTSYDHPLNSLNAALKLQVDTLRWHGMDMQQVALDAQNHQGNIALNTLSGRVGEGTFSLPGTLNLHQQSVAVALRPTLQNIALAPLLQAFALPPTLDGQLTLTGNMSGEGLSVVDFHRRWRGEAEVALDSARIIGMNFQQLVQRAVARNSDRVSSGDEAGNSNETRLDKLQAQATLKDGLITLKNLQGGASGFRLGGAGEIDMLRRQCDIHFGVQVTSGWKGDNDLIATLQQTAVPLHIYGGWDNLQYNLKVDQLLRQKLESQIKSRLDEWSQRNQKNVTPEKAPQ